A window of the candidate division WOR-3 bacterium genome harbors these coding sequences:
- a CDS encoding PQQ-binding-like beta-propeller repeat protein, whose protein sequence is MKNVLSAITVCLLLWIGCGGDSEAPVIEITHPTDGSMVSGTVNITADASDDNEVDSVQFYIDDTLRSTSTAEPYGYSWVTTGLENNSSHTIYAIAYDAAENESISDTISVIVIIEGTLKWRFSTGGWVYSSPAIGADGTVYVGSYDNYLYAINPNGTFKWSYLAGDGVHSSPAIGGDGTVYVGSADNRLYAINPDGTLKWSYQTGGDVASSPAIGADGTIYVGSWDNYLYAINPDGTLKWSYQTGHIMYLSSPAIGADGTVYVGSADNYLYAINPNGTLKWSYLTGGGVHSSPAIGGDGTVYVGSADNRLYAINPDGTLKWSYLTIGGVTSSPAIGGDGTIYVGSLDNYLYAINPSGTPKWSCHTGDDVYSSPAIGGDGTIYVGSDDHYLYAMNPNGTLKWSYQTAGFVYSSPAIGTDGTIYVGSDDHYLYAIQGIGPLADTPWPMFHHDLKHTGRVD, encoded by the coding sequence ATGAAGAATGTTTTGTCAGCGATTACAGTATGTCTGTTATTGTGGATCGGTTGCGGTGGCGATAGTGAAGCGCCGGTTATAGAGATCACCCATCCGACCGACGGTTCCATGGTAAGCGGGACAGTCAACATTACTGCCGATGCAAGCGATGATAATGAGGTGGACAGCGTTCAGTTCTACATTGACGATACCCTAAGGTCAACCTCCACAGCAGAGCCGTATGGATATTCATGGGTGACGACCGGTCTCGAGAATAACTCATCGCACACTATTTATGCCATTGCCTACGATGCGGCTGAGAACGAGAGCATTTCGGATACCATTTCGGTGATTGTTATCATTGAGGGCACACTCAAATGGCGTTTCTCAACAGGCGGTTGGGTGTATTCATCACCGGCGATCGGTGCCGACGGTACAGTCTATGTCGGGTCATACGATAATTATCTCTATGCGATAAACCCCAATGGCACCTTCAAATGGTCATACCTAGCAGGCGATGGCGTGCATTCATCACCGGCGATCGGTGGAGACGGTACGGTCTATGTCGGGTCAGCTGATAATCGTCTCTATGCGATAAACCCCGATGGCACTCTGAAATGGTCATACCAAACAGGCGGTGATGTGGCTTCATCGCCGGCGATCGGTGCGGATGGCACGATCTATGTCGGGTCATGGGATAATTATCTCTATGCGATAAACCCCGATGGCACACTGAAATGGTCATACCAAACAGGCCATATCATGTATTTGTCTTCACCGGCGATCGGTGCCGACGGTACGGTCTATGTCGGGTCAGCTGATAATTATCTCTATGCGATAAACCCCAATGGCACACTGAAATGGTCATACCTAACAGGCGGTGGCGTGCATTCATCACCGGCGATCGGTGGAGACGGTACGGTCTATGTCGGGTCAGCTGATAATCGTCTCTATGCGATAAACCCCGATGGCACTCTGAAATGGTCATACCTAACAATCGGTGGTGTGACTTCTTCGCCGGCGATCGGTGGAGACGGCACGATCTATGTCGGGTCATTGGATAATTATCTCTATGCGATAAACCCCAGTGGCACGCCGAAATGGTCATGCCACACAGGCGATGATGTGTATTCATCACCGGCGATCGGTGGGGATGGCACGATCTACGTCGGGTCAGATGATCATTATCTCTATGCGATGAACCCCAATGGCACACTGAAATGGTCATACCAAACAGCCGGTTTCGTGTATTCTTCACCGGCGATCGGTACCGACGGCACGATCTATGTCGGGTCAGATGATCATTATCTCTATGCGATTCAGGGTATAGGCCCTCTGGCAGATACTCCCTGGCCAATGTTCCATCACGATTTGAAACATACCGGAAGAGTGGATTGA